The Penicillium digitatum chromosome 6, complete sequence genome has a window encoding:
- a CDS encoding Fungal transcriptional regulatory protein, N-terminal, with protein MATVITIQPSGYSQAHSPDLRRKTGSTPTLSPSPISINSTLPRVRNGASCDACLRRKSRCAMNEMVNKCYSCDFHRQDCTFSLTSQSEVTSKKRKLDEGQEPTEAIKRPSTIQSTQLILETESHSLAVSMIRPGFFNQSTQHIGMTTELEPTLLDYLPLDQYDECTVSNSRVRRCADDGTFMRVIDTVPGGDSHAVSLDVIESLVAPYGSTLIEKFFDHVHPSFPILIEDVFRQSYRERRGLSPLLLAAVYVLTLKFVDVGAASQTARKPDAARLEASALKLLMDSLQFPSVSTIQAGLLLTQKSTLATASLNGQLVTAAFELGLHQDCTNWRMDTWEKGLRKRLAWALYMQDKWSSLVHGRPSHIFAFNWTVKDLVEQDFSDAFSSGTDSSHDETAVGHGPLLFCHMVALTTILSDILDRFYTLHAIEEFSAAGNQRTRMILEKAKPAQIRLKDWFSSLPPSLKMETSTGELVETITDEHARNGALHLAYFATEITLHRCIVRSLLAEGTDQYLAHICRSAAKTRLISAMDFVNRLRPAHLRSFWPASARTNFSLIGSFGMLLRITAPTNEEADFYRVRLCEYRWTLGVSHKNAEFMGFALQSLDNATALHKHVPAKPGIAELMALSGKNAPPMPTSALGSYDDAMMDAAGTGASSSVISGLASPATSVSDMDDGEGMASMAPL; from the exons ATGGCTACCGTTATCACTATCCAGCCTTCGGGCTATTCCCAAGCCCATTCCCCTGATCTCCGCCGAAAGACTGGCTCGACCCCAACGCTCTCCCCATCGCCCATCTCCATCAACTCGACTCTTCCCCGCGTACGGAATGGAGCTAGCTGTGACGCTTGTCTCCGCAGAAAGAGCAGGTGTGCCATGAACGAAATGGTCAACAAATGCTACTCATGCGATTTTCATCGCCAGGATTGTACCTTCAGCCTCACATCCCAATCCGAGGTTACatccaagaaaagaaaattggaTGAGGGGCAGGAGCCCACAGAAGCAATTAAGCG ACCCTCAACAATACAATCGACTCAACTTATTCTGGAGACCGAGTCTCACTCGTTAGCAGTGAGCATGATTCGCCCCGGGTTCTTCAACCAGTCAACCCAACATATCGGCATGACCACTGAGCTGGAACCAACCTTGCTGGATTATCTTCCGCTTGACCAATACGACGAATGCACAGTCTCCAACTCACGTGTGCGGAGATGTGCCGACGATGGCACCTTCATGCGCGTTATCGATACCGTGCCTGGCGGTGACTCACATGCTGTGTCGCTCGACGTTATTGAGAGCCTGGTCGCCCCCTATGGGTCAACCCTGATCGAGAAGTTTTTTGACCATGTACATCCCTCCTTCCCGATTCTGATAGAGGATGTGTTTCGCCAATCATACCGTGAGCGCCGTGGCCTCTCACCGCTACTACTCGCCGCAGTCTACGTCTTGACATTGAAGTTCGTCGACGTCGGTGCCGCCTCGCAAACCGCGCGCAAACCCGATGCCGCACGACTAGAGGCTTCGGCCTTGAAGCTGCTGATGGACTCTTTACAATTCCCCAGTGTCTCGACTATACAAGCCGGGCTTCTGCTGACACAGAAGTCGACTCTCGCTACAGCATCATTAAATGGTCAGCTGGTCACGGCCGCCTTTGAGCTGGGCCTGCACCAGGACTGCACGAACTGGCGTATGGATACGTGGGAGAAGGGCTTGCGGAAGCGGCTCGCGTGGGCTTTGTATATGCAGGATAAATGGTCGTCGCTGGTGCACGGTCGACCCTCGCACATTTTCGCCTTCAACTGGACTGTCAAGGATCTTGTGGAGCAGGACTTCTCGGACGCCTTTTCCTCCGGCACTGACTCCTCACACGATGAAACTGCTGTCGGCCACGGCCCTCTTCTTTTCTGCCACATGGTCGCACTAACAACCATCCTCTCCGACATCCTCGACCGTTTCTACACATTGCACGCTATTGAAGAGTTCTCCGCCGCTGGAAACCAGCGTACACGCATGATATTAGAAAAGGCCAAACCTGCCCAAATCCGTCTTAAGGATTGGTTCTCCTCCCTTCCACCATCTCTCAAGATGGAAACCTCAACCGGCGAACTCGTCGAAACAATAACAGACGAACACGCCCGCAACGGCGCCCTTCACCTTGCCTACTTTGCCACCGAAATAACGCTGCACCGCTGCATCGTCCGCTCCCTCCTCGCCGAGGGCACAGACCAGTACCTTGCGCACATCTGCCGCTCTGCCGCAAAAACGCGCCTGATCTCGGCAATGGACTTTGTCAATCGCCTCCGCCCCGCTCACCTCCGCTCTTTCTGGCCTGCCTCCGCACGCACCAACTTCTCCCTTATTGGCTCCTTCGGCATGCTCCTTCGGATCACCGCCCCGACCAACGAGGAAGCAGATTTCTACCGCGTCCGGCTGTGTGAATACCGCTGGACTCTAGGTGTCAGCCACAAGAATGCCGAATTCATGGGCTTTGCTCTGCAAAGCCTTGATAATGCCACCGCACTCCACAAGCACGTCCCCGCAAAACCGGGGATTGCGG
- a CDS encoding RNA polymerase II, Rpb4, core has protein sequence MSVQLPPPTHRKRALPQGELEAASTLKLGADQHTHTLSLSEARLVIHKVLENKRRGGNKYEEPENLTKTLDYLDVFARFKDEENIKAVERLLNSHTELEMFERSQLGSLCCDNAEEAKSLIPSLQNKISDGDLQELLDELTKLRNFTE, from the exons ATGAGCGTCCAACTGCCCCCACCCACGCACCGCAAGCGCGCGCTGCCGCAAGGAGAGCTCGAAGCCGCCTCTACGCTCAAGCTGGGCGCTGACCAGCACACGCACACCCTCTCACTTTCAGAAGCCCGACTCGTTATCCACAAGgtcttggagaacaagcggCGCGGGGGCAACAAATACGAAGAGCCGGA GAATTTGACCAAAACGTTGGATTACTTGGATGTTTTTGCCCGGTTCAAGGACGAGGAGAACATCAAGGCAGTTGAACGCCTTTTGAACTCTCACACAGAGCTGGAGATGTTTGAGCGGTCGCAGCTGG GTAGTCTGTGTTGCGACAATGCCGAGGAGGCCAAGTCTCTCATTCCGAGTCTTCAGAATAAGATCTCGGATGGAGATTTGCAAGAGCTGCTGGATGAGTTGACCAAGCTGCGCAACTTCACGGAGTAA
- a CDS encoding TRNA (Guanine) methyltransferase Trm5, which translates to MKPTDPTSEQATLNETPAMFRPPVNRAMRTLDRSFFRRHVPLSVARVFKTSDISNVRKDLVKSRDILALPRISPIREVKDQDGKVWKAMLLREDLKLDDRETWSSTINELVSKGTVALGPYELLLEYDYWSYAEIISSILPEELMEEIPQGFTQVGHVLHLNLRAQYFPYKHILAEVLMDKNPTVRTVINKTEDVGSHSQFRTFPFELLAGENDLNVIQHEQDCEFRFDYARVYWNSRLETEHRRLVEKFEPSEMVCDVMAGVGPFAVPAGRKKIFVWANDLNPHGFEVMQDAITRNKVQDFVTPFNQDGREFIRSSGHLLLNAKPLTVTIHPKVGREKQRKAAQGSGSPLPAPKKYTRPTIVNHYVMNLPATAIEFLDAFPGLYAGEEQMFAPNTEQKLPMVHVYCFSGHSDNEVDDHIDICERISERIGHKIAVDDCVGGKGNQEVELAIHNVRLVSPKKQMFCASFRLPRDVAFRKV; encoded by the exons ATGAAACCGACAGATCCAACTTCCGAGCAGGCTACGCTCAACGAGACCCCTGCCATGTTTCGACCACCTGTGAACCGTGCCATGCGTACACTCGACCGGTCATTTTTCCGAAGACACGTGCCCCTCTCTGTCGCCCGGGTTTTTAAAACAAGCGATATTTCAAACGTGCGGAAGGATTTGGTCAAGAGCCGTGACATCCTGGCATTGCCACGCATTAGCCCTATCCGCGAGGTGAAGGATCAAGATGGCAAGGTGTGGAAGGCTATGCTATTGCGCGAAGACCTGAAGCTTGACG ATAGGGAAACATGGTCATCTACTATCAACGAGCTCGTAAGTAAGGGAACGGTCGCCTTGGGGCCTTATGAATTGCTGCTGGAATATGACTACTGGTCATACG CTGAGATTATCTCATCGATTCTACCGGAGGAACTCATGGAAGAGATCCCTCAAGGCTTCACTCAAGTGGGGCATGTCT TGCATCTAAACCTTCGGGCCCAATACTTCCCATATAAGCATATACTTGCCGAGGTTCTGATGGACAAGAACCCGACTGTTCGAACCGTCATCAATAAGACCGAAGATGTCGGCTCTCATAGCCAGTTCCGCACCTTCCCATTCGAACTGCTGGCTGGTGAGAATGACCTAAACGTCATCCAGCACGAGCAGGACTGTGAGTTCCGATTCGACTATGCCCGCGTCTACTGGAACAGCCGCCTAGAAACTGAGCATCGCCGCCTGGTTGAGAAGTTTGAGCCAAGCGAAATGGTCTGCGACGTGATGGCCGGCGTCGGCCCCTTCGCTGTGCCAGCGGGCCGGAAGAAGATCTTCGTCTGGGCCAACGATCTCAACCCGCATGGGTTTGAAGTCATGCAGGATGCAATTACACGTAATAAGGTGCAAGATTTCGTTACCCCTTTCAACCAGGATGGCCGGGAGTTTATCCGTTCCTCGGGTCATTTGTTGCTGAACGCGAAGCCTCTTACTGTTACTATCCACCCCAAGGTAGGCAGGGAGAAGCAGCGTAAGGCTGCGCAAGGTAGCGGGAGCCCGCTACCCGCGCCAAAGAAATACACCCGTCCTACCATCGTCAATCACTATGTCATGAACCTGCCTGCTACCGCCATTGAATTCCTCGATGCCTTCCCCGGGCTCTATGCTGGCGAGGAACAGATGTTTGCGCCCAATACGGAGCAAAAACTGCCCATGGTCCATGTTTACTGTTTCTCGGGACACTCAGATAACGAGGTGGATGATCACATCGATATCTGCGAGAGAATCTCTGAGCGTATCGGGCACAAGATTGCTGTCGACGACTGTGTGGGAGGCAAGGGTAATCAAGAGGTAGAACTCGCCATTCACAATGTGAGGCTGGTTAGTCCCAAGAAGCAGATGTTCTGTGCTAGCTTCCGTCTGCCGCGGGATGTTGCTTTTCGGAAGGTATAG
- a CDS encoding Zinc finger, GRF-type produces MSSPQKFPGSPGTTAPLRRGLFKDGLWCCNCPERPVAVRRETKKQGPNFGKWFWTCAQPSHLKCSFFLWADDATMREQAAVLANSRSELDPISLTPSRRTPGRMNNGLLTPKTERRFIDTPQRNFKSPPKTAKARMISEASDDFGWNNDSDENDELFKALSSSQTEGFISQPNFYPESPFKTPRTAAVTSPGKRKLAEVTNFNSIYDQSAPATPFSSRSSRTDMFPPSSAELYLAKSLLAILEKHSVVLPNKAHDEVVSLLDRQDLKTQGIIRGRDLTRLALKKKDGEINKLQHRVSNLEAQRELDRSLIEGMKPY; encoded by the exons ATGTCCTCACCTCAGAAATTCCCCGGCTCACCAGGAACTACGGCGCCTCTACGCCGTGGTCTCTTCAAAGATGGTCTTTGGTGTTGCAACTGCCCAGAACGTCCTGTCGCCGTTCGCCGTGAAACTAAGAAACAGGGACCAAATTTCGGGAAATGGT TTTGGACTTGTGCGCAACCGTCACATTTAAAATGCAGCTTCTTCCTGTGGGCAGATGACGCTACAATGCGTGAGCAAGCAGCCGTTCTAGCCAACTCTCGATCTGAGCTCGACCCTATCTCGCTTACGCCATCAAGACGGACTCCAGGACGTATGAACAACGGACTACTCACTCCAAAAACTGAGCGCAGATTCATCGATACCCCACAGCGCAACTTCAAGTCGCCCCCAAAGACAGCCAAGGCCAGAATGATTTCAGAAGCGTCGGATGATTTTGGTTGGAACAACGACTCGGATGAAAATGATGAGCTTTTCAAGGCACTCTCTTCTAGCCAGACCGAGGGCTTCATCTCACAACCCAACTTCTATCCCGAATCCCCGTTCAAGACCCCCCGCACCGCCGCGGTTACCTCACCCGGCAAGCGCAAATTGGCGGAAGTCACCAATTTTAATTCCATCTATGATCAGTCTGCACCAGCGACGCCATTCTCCTCCCGCTCCTCCCGCACCGATATGTTTCCTCCCTCGTCCGCGGAACTAT ATCTTGCGAAGAGTCTGCTTGCTATTCTGGAAAAGCACAGTGTTGTTTTACCAAACAAAGCGCATGATGAGGTGGTCTCGCTGCTTGACCGGCAGGACTTGAAGACGCAAGGAATCATTCGTGGGCGAGATTTGACGCGGCTGGCATtaaagaagaaagatggcGAAATTAACAAGCTGCAACACCGCGTTTCCAATCTGGAAGCCCAAAGGGAACTGGACCGTTCTCTTATTGAGGGGATGAAACCCTATTGA